The following nucleotide sequence is from Mangifera indica cultivar Alphonso chromosome 1, CATAS_Mindica_2.1, whole genome shotgun sequence.
GATTCCGCTAATTCAAGCAAGTCAGCATCTAGTGCATAAGATAAATTCAACCATCGGaatgtcattatttttatatttaataatacataGGAAGCATGTCCAGGAGATGATGTAAATTGAGAAGTTTGACCTGTCATTTTCACTTGTGTTGTAATGTTTATTCCAACCACAATAATGCTTGCCCCAGAGGTAAACACAACATCCGCTGCTTCTGGATCTCCATAAATCTGAAAGTTCAGTGAATTAAGTTTCTAAATGGTTTGCAATAACAGCTCACCATCATGTGCTATTGCTGAACTTTTTACATGTATAATGGTGTCATTTGCAGCAATGAGAACTTTTTGACTTCTTAAAGAGTTAAAAGAGAATTACATGGCAATACTTGGAAACAAAAAACAGTAACAGTTCAGTATTAAATTGAAACTTCTCAAAACTCGAGAGCAAGCAACCTACTTaaatcttcaaacaaaaattggtttactatcataaattttaatgtttgagCTCTTCTTAGTTCTATTATACGAGGACTCTGTCAAGGAAATAGGTGTACTTCTCGTGCTACTGAAGCTAATGTTGAGAACTTTTGGCTCTTTCCAGCACATAAGACTAAATTGGACTAATTCTCTGGGACTTGACTAGATTGAAGCTCATATTAAGAACTTCTGGCTCTGCTCAGCACAAAGGGCTAACTAGACTAATTCTCTGTGACTTGACTGGATTGGAATGTATGGACTAGACTAATACGTTGTTGTCCTGTATTTGGTGAATTATCAGATTGAATAGAAATACGTATCGTAATAAACTCATATGTCTGATGAGTAATCAAAACGATATAGCCAAACTTGCAACTCAAAGCAACTGTCTGGACCAGAGAGGTctgttttatttctttcttggGGAAACAACCATGAATTTTTGAAAGGCTAGCACTTACATTTGCTTCAGCAGCAGGATTTACATTTCCCAGAGCAAAGAAAGCACCACCAAGTATAACAATACTTTTCACCTTGCTAGCAAAGGAAGAGTCCCTTTTGATAGCCTGATTTCATAAACACCTTAggaattaattttaaagtgCTGGAACAATTAAAATGCTGCAAGTAAAATTGGAAACACAGACACACAGACATATAAACCAAAACCTTACCAAAGCCAAGTTTGTTAGCGGTCCAAGTGCAAGTATAGACACTTCACCAGGATATTCTAAGACCTTCTCAACCAGAAATTCTGATGCACTCTTGTCACATTTCTTTGACTTCGGTGGAGGTAGATATATATTTCCCAATCCATCAGAGCCATGAATAAAGTCAGCAACACGTGGCATTCCTCCCTTTTACAGGAAAACAGAGTCAGCAGGATACAAGGAATGGTCACTTAAAGGGTTTGGAAAAAGACATCCAAATTAGCCAGTgataagatataaaaataagtaaatgaaatccaaaaaaaaaaaaatacaaaacaaaacaagaagacCATAAAAATCTCTTCACTAGAACTAAACAGCCAAAAGTAATTTAACAAAGCAAAGTGACAAGGTGtgagatttcaaaaaaaaaaaaccccccATAGAGTACTTGGTGAGTACTATCATATGGCATAAATAGAAACTAAAAGCACACTATCAAGAACCCTTTTTTCCTAATATTAACACATCAAGCGTGCCAACTAACACAGAGGAGACATGAAATATATCTTAACAATTACCTTCAAAGGTTCTGGGCTGCCCTCAGCAACAGGGACACCCGGACACCCTGCGATCTCACACTATCCTTTTGCACATCAAAATTAGGAATTTGAtcatatatatgttcaaaagcatttaaaaattaaaacccaaGAATTAAACAAGGTGGTCaactgataaaattttaaaaaaaataccagAAGCAATGCATTGCGAGTGGCATCTTCTGTGGTAACATTACCAAAGATTGTTGTCAACCCTAAGATCTCCAACTGCGGAGTTTGAAAAGCCATCAAGATAGCCATGCTATCATCTGTTAAATCAATAAATATCCTTCATCTAGTGGCATCACAACTCAAAACAAATACACATCCACGTAGatgaaaagttaaataaaaatcCCCAAACTCTgctaatcattttattaaataatatagagAAAGGCTGACTTTTTCCAAGAAATTGACCTATCAATTATTTTTACAGGTTAGAAAATTCCCAAAGTACCATTGTTTTCATCGTATACAAAGATGATTGACTAACTCATTTAGCATATGTTATCAtagtttcaattgcctttattatgaacaatatttaatcaaacacaaggAACTTACAAAAAAAACACTATATTTCCAAATGCTAAGCAATCAGTGACTTcctttattgacaaaataaaatttccccACGTTTTGCAGGTGGGTAAATCAGGATCCAAATGAAAAACGAAATTAAACTAGTTTCTTCCATTTCCCAGGAGCCAAACAGAAAAAGAAGTGTAAAACAAACCGATTCCAGGATCAGTGTCGATAATGAGCTTGGAAGGCGGAACAGAAGAAGGTTGAGCGTCGAGGATCCCACCGTCACAATTCATTTTTGTCATGATCGAAGCAGAATTTTGGGACAGTGAAATGAGAATGAAATTGAAACCTCGTTATTTAAGAACtaagaagaataaagaaataGGTTTAAGCTGTGTTTCGTCACCACCACTAACACCCACCCACCCACCCACCACTGTTCTGAGACGGGGTTAGGTGTAGGTGGACTAGTGCGGTccaatattaataattatttttttattattattaaaaagctTTCCATCTTTGCTTGCGCGATTCGCTTTGTAACAGCTGCAGATTTTGATTGGATCTGAATCCTCCAACTTCTTCCGTTTTGGATTCTATgttaattaagataattaattaaaataattatttgtttagggttagacaaaattaattattaatttaaaagtttaaataaagaatatacCGTTGcgtaaaaatcaaatttttagttgttaattgtaattttcaaatttttaattcaatttttaacgTAATTCAACCACATTCACCTTTGAAAACCTACAAGGTGTATTTGTTGTCTATCTCTTTTATCTTCGCTTTCGTTTTTTTCCATTGCTAATCTTTATTGACTACATTTTCTTACGATGTTATATTGTTAAGCTTATTTTCGAATATTCGAATCATATTTCAgtataattataagaaaaaatatttgttacaatattttatttaattcaatatacatATTGACGATAAAATAATGTGTTAAAGTGAATTATCTCAATATTATGGTTGAAAATTagtgtatttattttaacattaaagtTATGACGAATGGATTTTACGGTTGTTTTGgtaattaaattgtaaatttgtttttattgagTTTAAAGTATATTCACGTTaaattgaactaatttttaTGAATGTAGAGTTGATCTATAAACGTATATTT
It contains:
- the LOC123195351 gene encoding uridine nucleosidase 1; its protein translation is MTKMNCDGGILDAQPSSVPPSKLIIDTDPGIDDSMAILMAFQTPQLEILGLTTIFGNVTTEDATRNALLLCEIAGCPGVPVAEGSPEPLKGGMPRVADFIHGSDGLGNIYLPPPKSKKCDKSASEFLVEKVLEYPGEVSILALGPLTNLALAIKRDSSFASKVKSIVILGGAFFALGNVNPAAEANIYGDPEAADVVFTSGASIIVVGINITTQVKMTDADLLELAESKGKYAKLLSDMCKFYRDWHVKSDGVYGIFLHDPVSFVAVVRPDLFTYKKGVVRVETQGISVGHTLMDQGLKRWNGSNPWTGYSPVSVAWTVNVDEVLDYIKKLLMKP